Proteins from one Mesorhizobium sp. M9A.F.Ca.ET.002.03.1.2 genomic window:
- a CDS encoding MBL fold metallo-hydrolase, translated as MDDWFSRSIVDQNTTMLTEPFVHDFVRANIWHLRGRDVDLLVDTGMGICPLAPEIDTPDGKPLLVVATHIHLDHVGSLHEFPLRAGPRHSAAQFDSMDEAVTYAHMFHTLDGAVSKLPAPGWKAADYKIPPAPLTRTLGEGDIVDLGDRQFRVLHLPGHSPDSIALFDEADGLFFAGDAIYDAMLIDDLPDSDRAAYRRTMQRLLDLPIRIGHGGHGPSFDARRMREIATFYLKRTDGIGA; from the coding sequence ATGGACGATTGGTTCAGCAGAAGCATCGTCGATCAAAACACGACGATGCTGACCGAGCCATTCGTGCATGATTTCGTGCGCGCCAACATCTGGCATCTGCGCGGCCGCGATGTCGATCTGCTTGTCGACACCGGCATGGGTATTTGCCCGCTGGCGCCGGAGATCGATACGCCTGATGGCAAGCCGCTGCTCGTCGTCGCTACCCATATCCATCTTGACCATGTCGGCTCGCTGCACGAATTCCCGCTGCGGGCAGGGCCGAGGCACAGCGCCGCGCAATTCGACAGCATGGATGAAGCGGTCACCTACGCCCACATGTTCCACACGCTCGACGGCGCGGTCTCGAAGCTGCCGGCGCCGGGCTGGAAAGCAGCCGATTACAAAATTCCGCCGGCGCCGCTGACGCGGACGCTTGGCGAGGGCGACATTGTCGATCTCGGCGACCGGCAATTTCGTGTGCTGCATCTGCCGGGCCATTCGCCCGATTCGATCGCGCTGTTCGATGAGGCCGACGGCCTGTTCTTCGCCGGCGACGCCATCTACGATGCCATGCTGATCGACGACCTGCCGGACTCCGACCGCGCCGCCTATCGCCGGACGATGCAGCGGCTGCTCGACCTGCCGATCCGCATCGGCCATGGCGGCCATGGACCGAGCTTCGACGCCAGGCGAATGCGCGAAATCGCCACTTTCTATCTCAAGCGAACAGACGGGATAGGCGCATAG
- a CDS encoding molybdopterin-dependent oxidoreductase, whose translation MVTRGFSGRKPPTDTDARIPPGQYLEQGFPVLSAGPTPRVRTEEWSFTLKHGPRPVKTWNWKEFNALPLTKMTRDIHCVTAWTKFDTAWQGVLVDDILADAGIEPLSPFTLALSFDGYTTNVPTKDLTTGKAMVALLYEGKPITPDHGGPARLLVPHLYFWKSAKWLNGLQFTERDEPGFWELRGYHIYGDPWREQRYTGDP comes from the coding sequence ATGGTCACCCGCGGCTTCTCCGGGCGAAAGCCCCCCACCGACACGGATGCGCGTATCCCGCCCGGCCAATACCTCGAGCAAGGGTTTCCGGTGCTGTCGGCCGGGCCGACGCCGCGCGTGCGCACCGAGGAGTGGTCGTTCACGCTCAAGCACGGACCGCGGCCGGTCAAGACGTGGAATTGGAAGGAATTCAACGCGCTGCCGCTGACCAAGATGACCCGCGACATCCATTGTGTCACCGCGTGGACCAAGTTCGACACGGCGTGGCAGGGCGTGCTGGTCGACGACATTCTGGCGGATGCCGGCATCGAGCCACTGAGCCCCTTCACGCTGGCGCTGTCTTTCGACGGCTATACAACCAACGTGCCGACGAAGGATCTCACCACCGGCAAGGCGATGGTGGCGCTGCTCTACGAAGGCAAGCCGATCACGCCGGACCATGGCGGCCCGGCGCGGCTGCTGGTTCCGCATCTCTACTTCTGGAAATCGGCCAAGTGGCTGAACGGCTTGCAGTTCACCGAGCGCGACGAGCCGGGTTTCTGGGAACTGCGTGGCTACCACATCTATGGCGACCCGTGGCGCGAGCAGCGCTATACGGGCGATCCATGA
- a CDS encoding FAD-binding oxidoreductase codes for MSDGPAAQSPWQTVTITRIEKRTPRVTSFFLRPSRPFAYRAGQHVDVRLTAPDGYQARRSYSIASAPESGETIELAIERLDDGEVSPFFHEVAAVGDEVELRGPLGGHFVWSDSDGGPLLLVGGGSGVVPLMAMIRHRAALKSAVPMALVFSARVWNEVIFRDELIDFHDRRDGFDLVLTLTREPARRPADHSRRVDAAMMAQSIVRLPAPLRFAFVCGSNAFVSAAAEALINAGVPAGLIRTERYGV; via the coding sequence ATGAGCGACGGGCCGGCGGCGCAGTCGCCCTGGCAGACGGTCACCATCACCCGGATCGAAAAGCGCACGCCGCGCGTCACCAGCTTTTTCCTCCGGCCGTCGCGGCCTTTCGCCTATCGTGCCGGGCAGCATGTCGATGTCAGGCTGACGGCGCCGGACGGCTATCAGGCGCGCCGCTCCTACTCCATCGCCTCGGCGCCGGAATCGGGCGAGACGATCGAACTGGCGATCGAAAGGTTAGACGACGGCGAGGTCTCGCCGTTCTTTCATGAGGTGGCGGCGGTCGGCGACGAGGTCGAATTGCGCGGCCCGCTCGGCGGCCACTTCGTCTGGTCCGACAGCGACGGCGGCCCGCTTCTGCTGGTCGGCGGCGGGTCGGGCGTGGTGCCGCTGATGGCGATGATCCGCCATCGAGCCGCGCTGAAATCGGCGGTGCCCATGGCGTTGGTGTTTTCCGCGCGTGTCTGGAACGAGGTGATCTTTCGCGACGAGCTGATCGACTTCCACGATCGCCGGGACGGCTTCGATCTGGTGCTGACGCTGACCCGCGAGCCGGCCCGGCGCCCGGCGGATCATTCGCGGCGGGTCGATGCCGCGATGATGGCGCAATCAATAGTGCGGCTTCCCGCGCCGCTAAGGTTCGCCTTTGTCTGTGGTTCGAATGCCTTCGTGTCGGCCGCTGCCGAGGCGCTGATAAATGCCGGCGTTCCGGCAGGCCTCATCCGCACCGAACGCTACGGGGTCTAA
- a CDS encoding hybrid-cluster NAD(P)-dependent oxidoreductase: MTDLGLYRHLDEMTPWNDRLQVLEVIGVSDEAPDVKTFTFRSDNQTWFRYKPGQFVTLELPTSEGPLLRTYTLSSSPSRPFSIAVTVKAQAGSIGTRWMFDNLKPGIHVKAYGPTGDFSLHSHPAAKYLFVSAGSGVTPMMSMLRWLNDCAPWTDVGFVNCARKPEEIIFRKELELLGSRMPGLTLGFMIEERSSREGWFGHMGRIDAIRLPLLAPDFREREVFCCGPDPFMRAVRQMLEAAGFDMASYHQESFAAPAVEEIPAPFASPAEGGVDIPGEAATPIRFSLSDVDAECLAGQTVLQTARASSVRIPAACEFGLCGTCKVKKVSGDVEMSHNGGILDHEIDDGFILACCSKPLTALEIEA; encoded by the coding sequence ATGACGGACCTCGGGCTCTACCGCCATCTCGACGAGATGACGCCCTGGAACGACAGGCTCCAGGTGCTGGAAGTGATCGGCGTCAGCGACGAGGCGCCTGACGTGAAGACCTTCACCTTCCGCTCCGACAACCAGACCTGGTTCCGCTATAAACCCGGGCAGTTCGTGACGCTGGAACTGCCGACCAGCGAAGGGCCGCTGCTGCGGACCTATACGCTGTCGTCCTCGCCGTCGCGGCCGTTCTCCATTGCGGTGACGGTGAAAGCGCAGGCCGGCAGCATCGGCACACGCTGGATGTTCGATAATCTGAAACCCGGCATTCACGTGAAAGCCTATGGGCCGACGGGCGACTTTTCGCTGCACAGCCATCCCGCGGCCAAGTATCTGTTCGTCTCGGCCGGCTCCGGCGTGACGCCGATGATGTCGATGCTGCGCTGGCTGAACGACTGCGCGCCTTGGACCGATGTCGGCTTCGTCAACTGCGCGCGAAAGCCCGAGGAGATCATCTTCCGCAAGGAGCTCGAATTGCTCGGCAGCCGCATGCCGGGTCTGACGCTCGGCTTCATGATCGAGGAGCGCTCCAGCCGCGAGGGCTGGTTCGGCCATATGGGCCGGATAGACGCAATCCGGCTGCCGCTGCTGGCGCCCGATTTTCGCGAGCGCGAAGTCTTCTGCTGCGGCCCTGATCCGTTCATGCGCGCCGTGCGGCAGATGCTGGAGGCCGCCGGCTTCGACATGGCCAGCTATCATCAGGAAAGCTTTGCGGCACCGGCGGTGGAGGAAATACCGGCCCCGTTTGCCTCGCCGGCAGAAGGTGGGGTCGATATCCCTGGCGAAGCCGCAACGCCGATCCGATTCTCGCTTTCGGATGTCGATGCCGAATGCCTTGCCGGCCAGACCGTGCTGCAGACGGCGCGCGCTTCGAGCGTAAGAATCCCCGCGGCCTGCGAGTTCGGCCTGTGCGGAACCTGCAAGGTGAAAAAGGTCTCGGGCGACGTCGAAATGAGCCACAATGGCGGCATCCTCGATCACGAGATCGATGACGGCTTCATCCTCGCCTGCTGCTCGAAGCCGCTGACGGCGCTGGAAATCGAGGCCTGA